From Bacteroides uniformis:
CATCAAAATAATTGTCGCTATATACACTTTCATTGTCAGCAACGGACAAGCATACGGCACGGGCAAACTTGTCTGTTGATACCGTCACTTCATATCCGCCTTCAATGGAACGGACTTCGGTCTGCAAATCCACTTTCGGATAATTCATATTCTTCTGCTTGTCCAGACAGTAGTTGTTATGGTACACCCTGCCCGATTTGTCCGTATAGTCTACGCGGACATATACCGTTCCTCTATCTGCCCCCTCCAGCAGCTTGGCAAGCGGTGCGGAAAAACAGACACGGCTGTCATTACCGGAAATGCCGACAGATTTGTCCCAGTGATAAACCACAGTGCCGTCGAACCGGCAGACCTGGAGCTGCAGCCGGCCGGAAGTATTCTCCAAGCGGTCGGACACTGCATATACTTTCAAATCATCCCCCTCCACTACCGGAGAAATCAGGATGTCATCATAGACCTTGCGAGTATAATAGTGCTGCGCCTTCCAGCGTCCGTAATAGTCACGGCTCGCCCAGGAAGCTACGGGCCAACAGTCGTTGTGCTGCCAGAAAAGCGTCCCCATATTATACGGCATCTGGCGGCGGTGCGACTCGATGGCCGTCTTGATGGCATCTCCCTGCAGCACATGGTTCATATAAAGGAATGCCCGGAAATCACGCGGCTTTTTATATTCATTCAATAGGTAAGTCTCAATCAGCCCGTTGGCATGGTCGCCACCACGCTGATGGGACATCATCACCTCGGAACGTATATCCCAGTCTTCGGGGTAAGGAGCATAGCGCTTGACGGAGTCGAACTCTGGAAAAGACTGAAAGCCGTACTCGCTGAAAAAGCGGGATTTCTCGCTGTCATAATCGGAAATGGGTGCTTTACCATGCCAGACACTCCAATAGTGACGGTCCCCGTCAGTAGTACCGGACATCTCTCCCTCGAATGCGAACGGAGAAGAAGGCCAATAGAAGGTTCCGGGTGCATACTCCCTGACCACCCCGGGTAAGGTGACATGATACTGCTGCCGGTACTGTGCCCAAATCTTGTCGGCATATTCCTTGTTCTGCCGTTCTATCTCGCACTTCCAGCCCCAGCCCAGCCAGGCATCCTGGCATTCATTGTTTCCACACCACAAAGCAATGCAGGCATGATTGCGCAAACGTTTCACATTGTCCACCGCCTCCTGATGGATATTATCGAGCAGGGCGCCTTCTGCCGGATACATGCTGCAGGCAAACATAAAGTCCTGCCAAATCATAATTCCATGCTCATCACACAAATCATAGAAGACATCGTTCTCATAGATACCTCCGCCCCAGACACGCAACATATTCATGTTTACACCGGCGGCATCGAGAATCGTCCTTTTATAATTCTCGGGAGTGACGCGCGGCAGGAAGTTATCCGAAGGGATGTAATTGGCTCCTTTGGCAAAAACCGGACGCCCGTTCAGCTCTATATAGAAAGTATGCCCGTCCTTATCCGGCTGATGCACCACCTTCAAAGAGCGTATGCCCACCCTTTCGGTTTTAGAGTCCAACAATTCCCCGCCTGCAATGATATCCGTACGGAAACGGTAAAGGAAAGGCTCCCCCAGTCCATTACTCCACCACAGCTTCGGCTTGTGAAGGACGAAATCAACGGTCACCCGATTGGTGCCTCGCTTCAAATCCGCTTGCCACTCGCCAAGCACTCTTCCGGTAGCCTCGTCTGTTATCGTGACCAGCACTCCGTCCATATCCTTATCGGCATCCAGCTCCACATGTCCGGCAATCACGGCCCTGCCTGCACCGACTTCCTTCTGCTCGATAAACACATCGTTGATTCTCAAATCGCTCCAAGCCCTGATATACACCGGACGCCAGATGCCGGAGGTAACCAGACGTGGGCCCCAGTCCCAGCCATAATGATAACCCGCCTTACGGGCAAAAATGCTTATCTTCTTGTTGAACAAGCCTCCGTTTTCAGACTGGTCATTGGATGCCGGATACTGGTAAGGAAGTGCATCCCATTTGGGGACGTCTATCTTTACCGGCGAATGGAAGTACACCTTCAATATATTATTCTCCTCCCTGATGTACTGCCTAACGGGGATAGACCAGCGGCGAAACATATTGTCCGCTTTCAGTATACATTCATCATTCAAATAAACGTCAGCGTAAGTATCCAGCCCCTCGAACACAAGCTCCATATTCTCTTTCCGCATCATGTCGGCAGCAAGAGTAAAGCAAGTTTCATAAACCCAGTCTTCCTTGTCAATCCATTGCAATCCCCGTTCGTTCAACCGGAAAAACGGGTCTTCAATAATCTTGTTCTGCAGTAAGTCCGTGTGGACTACTCCCGGAACTGTAGCCGGATACCAATTGGTCAGTCTCGCCTGCCGGAATTTCCAGCCTTCATGAAGGTTCTTTACCGCTGTTTTTAGTTTCATACGAGTGTGTTTCATAGTTTTCTTTGACTACTCTAAATTACGGATAGACAAAAATACGACATTCAAAGGATACTTTATAATATCTTCTTAACGAAACATGATACAATCCCGTACACACCTACCGGGTCAGCGTCGCTGCACATCTGCTGCAGTGTGACTGCAAACGTGTTGCAGCGCTACTGCATATATGCTGCAGTGACACTGCATATGTGTTGCAGCGCCACTGCAAAGCTGAATGCAGTAGCACTGCAAAAAGCATGCACTTGCTTTGCAGTGGCAATGCATTATCCCATCGCCTTATTATGAAAGGAGATGTCATCCAGCTTTCATTATCTATAATTAATTTACAAAGACATAGTTTCCAAGTCTTTCAAAGCAAACGGAGTACAAGCAAAAAAGGTCTACAAATCATAGATTTGTAGACCTTTACCCGCTAGTTTTCCATCTTATTCAGAACTGTTGCGGAGAGAGGGGGATTCGAACCCCCGATACCCTTTAGGGGTATACACGCTTTCCAGGCGTGCCTCTTCAACCACTCGAGCACCTCTCCTTGTTCGGGGCGCAAAAGTAAGGGAAGTTTTTGGAATTACCAAATGTTCGGGCAAATAATATTAAAAGTCCGTTCAAGCAACCAATGCCGGAACGGACTTTCAACACTCAATAAAACATACTTATCATTACCGTGATCTGACTTCCCGTCTCATGAATATGACATACGAAAGAGCAAAACAGATGACAGTAGCTGCAATCAGTCCGGTGAGCTGCGGCCACACCACCAAAAGACTCTGTCCCAATGGCAGCGGACTGGGAATGGCCCCCTGAACCTGCTCCATAGTAAGCGGCCCCAAACTTCTGACGGAAGGCATCAGCAGCGTTGTGGTCGCCTCATTGAACAGTTCGCTAGGTGCCAGACGCATCAGACCGAGAATAAATTTCTGGTAACTGACTATCTGATAAGGAGATGCCAGCTGCGAAGGGCTCAATGCCTTGGCAACCAGATTGACAATCATCGTATAGAACACGCTGAAAAACAACCATACCGCCACCGAAGCCAATGC
This genomic window contains:
- a CDS encoding beta-mannosidase, encoding MKHTRMKLKTAVKNLHEGWKFRQARLTNWYPATVPGVVHTDLLQNKIIEDPFFRLNERGLQWIDKEDWVYETCFTLAADMMRKENMELVFEGLDTYADVYLNDECILKADNMFRRWSIPVRQYIREENNILKVYFHSPVKIDVPKWDALPYQYPASNDQSENGGLFNKKISIFARKAGYHYGWDWGPRLVTSGIWRPVYIRAWSDLRINDVFIEQKEVGAGRAVIAGHVELDADKDMDGVLVTITDEATGRVLGEWQADLKRGTNRVTVDFVLHKPKLWWSNGLGEPFLYRFRTDIIAGGELLDSKTERVGIRSLKVVHQPDKDGHTFYIELNGRPVFAKGANYIPSDNFLPRVTPENYKRTILDAAGVNMNMLRVWGGGIYENDVFYDLCDEHGIMIWQDFMFACSMYPAEGALLDNIHQEAVDNVKRLRNHACIALWCGNNECQDAWLGWGWKCEIERQNKEYADKIWAQYRQQYHVTLPGVVREYAPGTFYWPSSPFAFEGEMSGTTDGDRHYWSVWHGKAPISDYDSEKSRFFSEYGFQSFPEFDSVKRYAPYPEDWDIRSEVMMSHQRGGDHANGLIETYLLNEYKKPRDFRAFLYMNHVLQGDAIKTAIESHRRQMPYNMGTLFWQHNDCWPVASWASRDYYGRWKAQHYYTRKVYDDILISPVVEGDDLKVYAVSDRLENTSGRLQLQVCRFDGTVVYHWDKSVGISGNDSRVCFSAPLAKLLEGADRGTVYVRVDYTDKSGRVYHNNYCLDKQKNMNYPKVDLQTEVRSIEGGYEVTVSTDKFARAVCLSVADNESVYSDNYFDVQPKSSVQVQVRTRLSAEAFNASLRLTCLNNEF